In Cydia fagiglandana chromosome 3, ilCydFagi1.1, whole genome shotgun sequence, the following are encoded in one genomic region:
- the LOC134680546 gene encoding uncharacterized protein LOC134680546, whose amino-acid sequence MKYLPSGVYLYKFVSNVYRTSRDRLKTKQVELEDLILEIAMVKTKQVVRETECTELLALQQREATRLRDMRARVHSLVAGDDALRKLLDTFAIERPSSLGHFNSDQDFNLMELLAFDKNGLADRTNESGDDPREEPTSAKSEYSSVSQAEVEKDCRIKIIEVTNVYKVAYLKHYIKQKRIRRSSRHALLKKKMANIKKLLESWQKALNLVMKDHQYILRQDRDETSEDISGSRPLDSDSDTAIDEDSRDWDHPGPYKNHFREPEITECTDYPCHVYNDKYYGNCYEVNIVLWQTALTRLLGRQHV is encoded by the exons ATGAAATATTTACCATCCGGAGTATATCTGTACAAGTTTGTGAGCAATGTGTACCGTACTTCGAGAGACCGTCTGAAGACAAAACAAGTAGAACTCGAAGATTTAATTTTAGAG ATCGCGATGGTGAAGACGAAGCAGGTGGTCCGCGAGACGGAGTGCACGGAGCTGCTGGCGCTGCAGCAGCGCGAGGCGACGCGCCTGCGCGACATGCGCGCGCGCGTTCACTCGCTCGTCGCCGGCGACGACGCGCTGCGCAAGCTACTGGACACCTTCGCCATTGAGAGGCCTAGCTCCTTGGGACATTTCAACAGCGATCAAGATTTTAACTTGA TGGAACTCCTGGCATTCGATAAGAATGGATTAGCAGACAGAACCAACGAGAGCGGTGATGACCCTAGAGAGGAGCCCACCTCCGCGAAGAGCGAATACTCGTCGGTGAGCCAAGCGGAAGTTGAGAAGGATTGTCGGATCAAAATCATTGAAGTGACCAACGTCTACAAAGTTGCGTATCTCAAGCACTACATTAAGCAGAAACGAATCCGTCGAAGTAGCAGACACGCTCTGTTAAAGAAAAAG ATGGCAAACATCAAGAAGTTGTTGGAGAGCTGGCAAAAGGCACTCAACTTGGTAATGAAGGACCACCAATACATACTGCGGCAAGACCGCGACGAAACGTCGGAGGACATCAGCGGCTCGCGGCCGCTCGACTCCGACTCCGACACCGCCATCGACGAGGACAGCCGGGACTGGGACCATCCTGGACCTTACAAGAACCACTTTCGG GAGCCTGAAATAACCGAATGTACAGATTACCCGTGCCACGTGTACAACGATAAATATTACGGAAACTGCTACGAGGTAAATATTGTTTTGTGGCAAACTGCCCTGACGAGGCTTCTAGGTAGACAACACGTTTAA